The segment TTACACCTCGGGCTACGCGGTGCCCCAATACGTCATTGATGCGCCCGGTGGCGGTGGCAAAATTCCGGTGAATCCGGAATATGTGTTGGGTCGCGATAAAGACCGGTTGGTGTTGCGTAATTTCGAGGGCAAAACGTTTGAGTATCCCGAGGGACCGGATGGTGCGCCGCTGATTTCAGTGCCGGCAGCCAAGCCGGAGCCAGCGATGTTTTAGTGCCAGTGTCCGTTGAAATACGCACCGTGTAAAATCCCATAAGATTGGGGTTGAACCTTGGATAAGGCCGCAGAGAAAGTGGCAAGATGACACCTGAACTGGCATTGAAAAACAGATCGAACGTTATCGTGAGATGACGTGTGAAGAGCGCATTGCAATTTCTTTGCGTTTACATGAACTGGCCAGCCAGATGGCCCGGGTCGGCATCCGTGCTGTTCATCCTCAAGCGACCGACGCAGAAGTGGAACATGAACTGCATCAGCGGAGGAAACTGGCGTGGAAAGTTACAATGGCCTTCCAAAGGTTCCGAAAGGTACTTCCTAAATTGGAAGTGGCCTAAAAAATGGTTTCGACGCTAATAACGCCCTAAAGGAGACCCAATTGCAGCGTAAGCACACGGCGATTGGCGAATTTCCCGGTCCCCAACCGCAGTCACGCCCGTGGCGAACCGATTGCCCGCTTAACCGGACTATTTGTTCCAGAACCGCCCCCCCATCCAGCAACGTCAAAGCTCGCCAAAGCAGGGGGGAAATGTAAAAAAACAGGGTTGACGGCTCCAAGAGCGGGATTTAGCGTTCCCGCCATGAAATACACCTTCCCACTCCTCACTGCCCTGCTGCTGGCACCGCTGGTCGCGTTGCCCGCTGCCGATACTTCCCGCCAAGGCGGCGTGCCGGTAGTGTTTTGGGCCTCGGAACCGATCTTGCCCGGAGAGACGGCGCTGCTCTTTGGCGACAGCATCGGGCCGAATGTGAAGGCGGTCGGCTGGCGGGTGCCGGATGCCGCCATCGTCGCTCCGCCGCTGAAAACGGCATTCGCGGAAGCAGGTGCCGTGCCGCTCGAAGTGCTCCAGGCCTCGGACCTCTCGGCGAAGGTGCGGCTGCTGGCGGATTGGAAGACCGGCTTGTTCGCCGTCAAACTCACGGGTACCGGCGGCACGTCGGCGACGATTTTTCTGAACCGCACAAAGCCTTGGTGGTGGCTCGGTGGCGAAAATGAAAACGCATTTGTTGGCGAAACGATCCGCGTGTTTGGAAATAATTTTGGCGACAAGACGCGCGCCTGGCTCATCGGCCATGGTGCGAACGTGGAACTGCCCGGGGTGAAGGCGGAGAAATACGCGGCCAGTTTCAATCTGCCGCCGACCCTTTCGCCGGGCGAATATGCGCTCTGGGTCCACAACGGTTTTGGCGGTGATGCGGGTTTCGGCGAACCACTCGCGGTCCGCGTTGCCAAGCGCGAACCGTGGCCGACGACGCAGTTTAACGTCCGTGATTTTGGCGCGCGCGGCGACCGGGTGGGCGGGAAGGGCGAAAATTTGCAAGATGACACGCCGTCGTTCGAGGCGGCGTTGGCCAAAGCGGCGGCCAACGGCGGCGGCGTGGTCTTTGTGCCGCGCGGCAATTACAAAATTACCGGCAAACTGGTCATCCCCGCGAAGACGGTTTTGCGCGGTGAGAAGCGCGAGTGGGTCTGGTTGTATGCGCCGAAGGAATTGCCGGAGTTCGACACGGTGTTGGCTGGCAACGGTGATTTTGTTGTCGAGGAACTCTCCATCGTCGCGCAAACCGCGCGGCGCCTGGTTGTCTGCCCGGACATACCTTCGGCCTATTCTCACGCGCGGGGTTATGTGCCGGCGCAAAAGTTCGGTCACAACGCGCATCTGCGCCGTCTGATGTTGCAACACGTCCGCTATTCGCATCGGTCCCGGTTCCCAGACGGCGATCCGATCAAGACGACCGAGACCGAAGGCATGACCACCATCATGCTGGCCGGGCCGGACATGGAAATCTCCGACTGCGAAGTGGTCAGTGCCGGCGGCCCGTTCGCGCTTTTCGGCGCGCATCGCTGTCGTATCGTCGGGAATCGTCTCGGCAACGGTCGCGGCGGCGCCTACCTGACTTGGGATGCCCGCGAAATGGTCTTCGAAAATAACCTCATCGAGCCGCGTGACAGCGAAGGGACCGGTGGCGGTTTCCAAGGCCAGGCTTACCGCGTGCATTTTGCGGGCAACACCTTCCGCCACATGTATGGCATTGATCGCGAGGCGCTCTCGTTTGACTCGCCCTATTTCGCTGCGTGGCGGGGCCAGGCTGTCAAGGTGGACGGCAACTCGTTGACCGTTCGCGATTACTCCGGCGCGGCGAAAACGTGGACCCCCGGCGTGCTCAAAGGCCAGGCCTGTTACGTTGCGTTCGGCAAAGGTCTCGGCCAATATATTCCGGTCGTGGATAATTCGGAGACGACCGTCACCCTGGCGCGTCCGTTCGCCGTGCCGCCTGACGAGACCAGCCACCTTGCGTTCGTCACGGCAAAAACCGAAACGGTGGTGGCCAACAATACCTGTTCTGATGCCAGCGTGGCGATCCAACTCTACTGCCAATGTTATGGTTTGATCGTGGATGGCAACCGCTCCGAACGCACCGGGGGGATGCATGGCTTCGGTGGGGGCAACGGTTGGAGTGAGAAGAAACAACTGTTTCATCTCACGATTTGTTGTTTCAACCAGTTCCTGAACAACGATCTGTCGCAAGGCTTTGTTTATCAACAAGGCCAGTCCATGAGCGGGGTTGTGGGCCCTTGCGTCGAAGGCACTGTGAACCAGCCGCCCGCCATCATCGGCATTGGCAACGTCGTTCGCAACAACACTGCCCGCGACAATCAGATTTTCGGTTCGATGGCCGGGCGCCCGCATCCTTTCAAGCTCGCCCCGCCTGCTGACGGCACGGGGTATGTTTGCCGCGATACCCTCATCGAGGGCAATATCATCGCCGATACGCCGCTGGCGCTGGACGTGTATCCCTTTCATCGCGACACGCTGCTGCGAAATAACCGCATTGAGCGGGCGTTGCGGCCGTTGCGTGACGACGGAACCAACACCTGGATTCATCCCGCCGAACGGCTCGGCTACCAAGTCCAGGGCGTGAAGTTCCTGCTCGGTGAAAAAGCCGGCATCAGCACCATCGAACGTGCTGTTACCGAACTCGCGAACCGCCCCGCAGCGTCGCCAGAGCTGGCCGATCAATGCGCGCGGCTGCGCAAGCAACTGTGGGACGAAGTTGCGCGTTGTCAGCCGCAGGGCACCACGCCCGAGATGGCGGCGTTATTGGTCGGCCTGCGCTGTGACTTCTCGCCGATGAAATCGTTCGCTTCCGGCAAGGCAGGAAAATCCGATGTCGCCGTTGACGTTCGCACCGAACCGTGGTCACCCGAAGTCGGCGTGCAGTTCGAGGTGGTTCCCCCATCGGGCTGGAAGGTCGCCAACAGCGGGGCGGTACAGATGCCTCCCTTCCAAGTTGTAAACTTTAAATCGTCCGTGACCGTGCTGGAAAAGGCGGATGCGAAGTTTCTGCCCGTGCGTTTCAACCTGACCCTGGACGGCGGCGCGCTGACCGTCGTGGATCGCCTGGATATTGCGGGACGCGACTTGTCTCGTTGGATGGTCATCGGTCCGTTTGCCAAAGTCAGCGGCGCGCTCCCCGACACCAGCATACATCCTCCGGAACGACGGCTCGACTTGGGCGCAGAGTATGCCGGACTCACCGGCCAGGTCAAATGGCAGCCGGTCGAGTTGCCCAACAAGTATCTGACTTTGAGCAAACTTTTCGGAACAGCCGAATCCGTCACCGCATTCGCGGTGACTTGTCTGCGTGCCGACCAAGCGATTCCCATCGAACTCAGCGTGACGTGCCGGGGCGGTTTGCAACTATGGCTCAAAGAACGTCTCGTGGTCAGCATGGCACCCCACGGTTTCAAGACGCTGCGGCTCGATTTGCAGGAAGGTGACAATATTTTACTTTGCAAATCGTCGGTGGAGAGCGGCCCATGGGAAGTCACGGCCGAGTTCAAGGAACTTTCTTTGGACGAGCAAACCCATGTGCGGCAAGTACCGTTGGCTGAGCTGAAGGCGCTGAAGGCGCTCGCTCCACCTTCTCCGAAACCGCCGCGCGCCGGCGCGCTGCAAGAGAGCGGCGGGGTTGCGTGGCGGCAGGTCCATGCCGACGACTTCGATGGTCGTCTCCTCGGCAACTCATGGAAAGTCGTCTCCGGTCAATGGTTCATTCAGGACGGTGCGCTGGTCGGCAAAGAACCTTCCTTCCTTGCGTTCACGAAGAAAATTTCCCCACCCGTGCGCATCGAATATGACGCGCGCAGCGAATCGCCTGCCGATCTATCCTGCTTCTGGTTGCCGGACCCGGCGAAAATGGGAAGCGGTTACCTCTTCGCGTTTGCCTCCGGCGATATGGGCAGCCGCATCCTGATCGCTGGAAACAAAGTGGCAAGTTCCGATTCGTCGCTGGCCAAGGGCGCGCCCAATCAGTGGTATCACGTCATTGCTCAGGTGTTGCCCAACGGCAAGGTGCAACTCCTCATTGATGGCAAGGAACTGTTGACCGCGCGCAGTGATCCCAAGACTGCGCGGCCTGCTTTCCCCGGTTTGTGGACCTGGGGCGGCAGTCAATTCAGGAATGTGCGTATTTATTCGGGTCCCGACCAATGAAGTTCACTGAACTGATAGCAACCTGAAATACACCCTCCTCACCACTCCCCGTGCCGCTGAAACTTGCCACGCACTGCCTGGCCAAACGCCGACGCTGCCTCATCAATCGCCTGCAGAATTTCGGCGCTCGGTTTGCCGCTGGCACTGCGCGCCGCAGGAATGAGCGTGTTGCATTCGTTGGCATCCATAAAACGGGCCGCTTCCAGTAAATCTCGCTCCTCACCGAACGGCAGTGCCAGGAAACCGTGCTTATCAGCGTGGATCAATTGGCCCGGCCGGATTTTGCGGCCAAATACTTCGACTTCGCCCCCCCAGCGCATGGGTGCCACACACGCATGGCCTACGCAGAGACGGCGCGCCAGCGCTTTGAATCCGGCGTTGTTCATTTCGTCCACGTCACGGATGCAACCGTCAATGATGCTGCCCACGCAGCCCAGCGCACGGTGGATGTTGCTGTTGACCTCTCCCCAAAAAGCGCCCACATGGTTCGGCTTGTCCAGGTCTTGCACCACTACGATCTTGGGGCCGGACACGCTGGCAATATACTGGCGGTATTCGCTCCAAGCTTTGGGATGTTTTACTGCATACTTGCGATTGCTAGGCTGGATGATCACCGTCACCGCATAGCCCACCATTGGTCCCATGTGCGGCATGAAATCACGGGTTTCCTCGCGGTTAAAGGCGTCCGTCGTGGCGTCATGCTTGGTAATTTGCTCCCAGCCATTGTAAATGGTAGGCGTATTCCACCGTTTAAGCTGCAGTAAGTCAGCGTGAGTTAGTGGATGGGGTTTGATTTTGGATTTGGTCATAATTCTATCAATCTACCGTCGTTCAAAATGAGAACGCTGATGAATGAGGAGCGCCTGCGCAAAAGCCAACCGCCCGGCAAATTTTGCCGCAAACAAACGAATGGGTGGGCCACTCAAATCTCTCATGCGCGCCCTAAACTAGCGCAAAACCATCCGCTCGACTACGGAAATGATGCCGTTGATCTTCAGATCATCTCCCAAGTTTCTCATGGAAAATTCCGGCGGAACGCTTATGCTGCCGCCATGTCTGGCAGCAAAAACAGCTTGGATGAGCGAGCACGGAATGCCCGTGGTTGCGGAATAAGTGTTTTTTCCGAGAGTTGGTTGCTGTCCATGTTGATTATGAATCTTGCTTTAATGGCCCAGGTCGCTGGAGATAGTCCTTCATTCTTGTGGAAACAGTTGCCACCCATCCCGGATCGTGAAGGGTTTGCCGGTGCTTTTGCGGGAGTCAGTCAAGGGTCTCTGCTAGTGGCAGGCGGAGCCAACTTCCCGGGGAAAAAGCCTTGGGAAGGTGGCAAAAAGATTTGGTACGACGGCATTTTTGCCCTTGCCACTCCCACCGGTGAATGGAAAAAAGTGGGTAAACTGCCGCGCCCCTTGGGTTACGGTGTCTCGGTAACGACAGCCGAGGGCATGGTTTGTGTTGGGGGCAGCGACCTAGAGCGCCATTACGCGGATGCTTTTATGGTAACCCTGTCGGGTAGTAGCGTGAAAATCAGGCTACTCCCGTCGTTGCCAGTACCCATGGCTAATGGAGCGGGGGCGGTGGTGGGCTCGGTCCTTTACGTTTTTGGCGGCTCAGATGTTCCTGGCGAGGTTTCGGTGTTTAACCGGTTGTTTGCTTTGGACCTCTCTGCGCCTGCGGCGTGGAAAGAGCTTGAACCCTGTCCTGGCAAAGCACGTCTGCTGCCAGTAGCGGCATCGCTGGCGGGGACGTGCTATGTTGCCGGTGGCGCCACATTGCAAAATAGCACCAACAAAATGACCCGCGTATATCTTACCGATGCTTGGTGCTATCAACCTGCCAAGGGCTGGAAACGCCTTGCTGATTTGCCCAGGCCTTGCGTGGCCGGACCTTCCCCGGCGCCCGTTTGTGGTAACCGCTTTTACCTGGTGGGCGGGGATGATGGTTCCCATGTGGGGTTCACTCCGCCGGATAAACATCCCGGGTTTGCCAGGGACATTCTCGTTTACGACACGATCACCGATGCCTGGCAGGTGGCGGGACCAGTGCCTGCCCCGCGCGCCGTGCTGCCGGTGGCGTTTTGGCAAAACCAGTTTGTCATGCCCAACGGTGAAATTCGTCCCGGTGTCCGGTCGCCGGAAGTCTGGTCATTGAAATTGGGGGCCGAGCCATAACCTGCCATGAACAAATCCAGCAATTTCAAAAGACGCATGTGGCTGATCGTCGGGGTACAATGGATAAGAAATTGCGCCCGATCCACAAAGTCCGCTCGCCACCTTGCGGATGCGTCGAATGAACGATCTCCCTTGCCGTCAAAATATTGCGTAATATGAGCCGATTTTACACCATTTTCGCAGTTACTGTTTCGCTGCTGGCACCGCTGCCCGCGCTGCGCGCTGCCGAAACCACACCGGCTGTTGTGGGCGTGGCTGGCAATCTTGCTGTCACATCCACACCGGCAGCCTCAGGCATCGCGATGGTGGCACCGAACCCATTTCAGCGGCGCAATCTTTTTGGGAAAGCCACCAAGCCGCGCTTTGAACTGCGAGACCGGGACTGGCCGGTCAAGGTAGGCGATGCCAGTATTTGCCTGTGGAAAGACGATGCCGTTGCGGCCGCATCCACGGGTGTTGATGACAACTGTGCCGCCAACCTGCCGTGGTGGCTGGATATGTGCAAAAAATACGGTTTACGGCCCACCTGGTGGCTTATCACCGGCAACGTCAACGGCAAGAACGCAAACGGCGGCACTTGGGACGCCTGGAAGAAGGTCCTGGCGGCAGGCTGCGACGTGCAGTCCCACACCGTTAACCATTTGCACACCGAGTCGCCAACATGGAAGAACATGGAAACCGAATACGCCGATTCGCAAAAGACCGTTAACGCGAACGTGCCGGGTGCCCGATGCCTCACCCTCGCCTATCCCGGCGGTAAAAATCAGGCCCTGAATGATCCGGCTCTGGCGGCGAAGTATTATATTGCGGGACGCACCGGTGTCGCAACGATCAACCCAGCGAATGCCATCGACTATCTTCAGGTCCATGCCACGAGCGCTTTCAATATCTCTGAGGCCAAATTTCCCGGTGGCAATCTGGTGACCGTGTTTGAGAAGTCGCCTAAGAACGTGTATTGGCGTGGTTGGTGGGTCGGGTTCTTCCACTGGATCAAGACTGATGACGCGGCCCAAATAGCGAGCTGTGAAAAGCGGTTCACCTATATTCAAGGGAAAGTCCAGAGCGGCGAATTGTGGTTGGGGCTATTCCGCGAGGTCGCCATGTACGGTCAGGAACGTGACACGTCCAGGTTGGAAGTGAAGAGCGTTGCACCCGACAAAATTGTATTCACCCTGACCGACGAGATGGATGATACCTTGTTCGACTTCCCGCTGACCGTGAAGGTGCGGCTCGACTTGGATGCCTATGGCGGCTCAAAAAGCATCCCAGGCCAGGCCACCGAGTGGTTTGCCTTGCAGCAACTCAAGGGCCGCTGGTGGTTGGTTACGCCGGAGGGCCATGGGATGATCTCCTTGGGCGTGGTGCATATTATGGCTACCGCTACGCTTCCGATCTACGAGGCGGCGTATCATAGTGATCAAACCGCCTTGACGAAGGATGTGGCGGACAACCTGCGGCGTTGGGGATTCAATAGCGCAGGCTATGGGGCGGTTTGGAAAAGCAGAGATCAGGCGATGATGAGCGAGTTGCCACTGATGGTTTCGTTGGAAGACCTGCTTGGCATTTCAAGGTTTTCGAAAACTCCTGAGCGGCTCGATTTGTTTGATGAATCCGTGCGCGAGACACTTGCCAATCGGATTGCGCAACACGTTAATCCGGTCAAAAACGCGAAAAAACTGATCGGGTATTTCTACGTGGACCTGCCCCTGTGGTGGAACCAAGCGGCGCGAAAGAAAGAGAACGATTGGGCAATTGCCTATCGCAAACTGACGGCCACAGCGCCGGGCAAGGTGCAGTACGTGGATTTTCTGCTGACGCGGCACAAGGTGATAGCGGCAATCAACCAGGCGTATGGCACGAGTGCAACGGATCGTGCGGGGCTCCTGGCGGAAACCGCTTGGGCCAATGTTAAACCAGACGCACCGACGGTCATGGAAGATGACAAAGCCTTCGTGGTGATTGTCGCACGAAAGTATTACCAGCTTTGCCACGATGAGATTCGCAAGCTTGATCCGCATCACCTGATTTTTGGCGACCGCTATGCAGGGACGGATTTACTGCTGCTTGAATCAGTCCTCACGGAAGCGGCACCGTATCTCGATGGAGTGGCGATTCAGCCCTTCGACCGGGACCGGTATAACACAGAGTTGTATGATAAGATTGCTGCAATCACCGGCAAACCGATATTGTTCTGCGATTTCGCGGTGAATTTTTCCGCGCCTAAATATCCAAATGGAATGTGGGGGTCATGGCCGACGGAAGACCAAGCGGCGGATGTCTGGTCCCGATATCTGGATGATGCGTTCGGGCGTCCGTATATGGTTGGTATTCATCGCTGCGAATACATTGACCTGCCCCGCGAGAAGGTGCTGAAGCAGGGGTTGATTCAGCAGGACGGACGCCCATACGCCCGGACGGTACAGCGCTACGCGGAGATTCACAAAAAGTTGTACCAGCGCATGTATGGCGGGAAGCCCGGTGAGTGATTTTGTGGAGTGCCTGGAATACAGCGCTTTCCTTCATGAAAATATGAAACGCCACCGGTCTGGAAACGTCAAAGAACAGCCAATATGGGGGGGGGGTCCGTTCCGTTGGTCGCATGGATATGCGACTTTGTCCATGGCTTCCAACAGTGATACGCTGGAAAACGTAACGACGGACTATATTGGCTAACGCGGTTTGCACGTGCGCCCGCTAAATGAAATAATCGGAGATTATGAATATGAAAATCACGCTATCAGTTCTTGCGGCCCTGCTACTGGTTCCGCTGGCCCGGCTAAATGCCGCAGCCCCCGAGGCAACAGCTTCTGCCACGCCAGTGCTGGAGATCGACTTCAAGGCTCCCACCACTCCGGTGAGCCCGATCCTTCATGGCCTGATGACCGAAGAAATCAATTATTCCTATGATGGTGGCCTTTACGCAGAATTGGTTCGCAATCGTGCATTTTTAGATTCACTCCCCACCAACCAGCCGCCTCATTGGACCGTGATCAAGCAGACCGGCGCGGATGGGGCCATCCGCGTGGTGACCACACATCCGCTCACGCATGCGTTGCCCAACAGCCTGGAGGTGGAAATCAAAGCTGCCACGGCAGAGCAACGCTTTGGGGTGGTCAATGACGGCTACTGGGGCATACCTGTCAAGCCGAACACCACCTATCGCG is part of the Verrucomicrobiota bacterium genome and harbors:
- a CDS encoding glycosyl hydrolase family 28-related protein, coding for MKYTFPLLTALLLAPLVALPAADTSRQGGVPVVFWASEPILPGETALLFGDSIGPNVKAVGWRVPDAAIVAPPLKTAFAEAGAVPLEVLQASDLSAKVRLLADWKTGLFAVKLTGTGGTSATIFLNRTKPWWWLGGENENAFVGETIRVFGNNFGDKTRAWLIGHGANVELPGVKAEKYAASFNLPPTLSPGEYALWVHNGFGGDAGFGEPLAVRVAKREPWPTTQFNVRDFGARGDRVGGKGENLQDDTPSFEAALAKAAANGGGVVFVPRGNYKITGKLVIPAKTVLRGEKREWVWLYAPKELPEFDTVLAGNGDFVVEELSIVAQTARRLVVCPDIPSAYSHARGYVPAQKFGHNAHLRRLMLQHVRYSHRSRFPDGDPIKTTETEGMTTIMLAGPDMEISDCEVVSAGGPFALFGAHRCRIVGNRLGNGRGGAYLTWDAREMVFENNLIEPRDSEGTGGGFQGQAYRVHFAGNTFRHMYGIDREALSFDSPYFAAWRGQAVKVDGNSLTVRDYSGAAKTWTPGVLKGQACYVAFGKGLGQYIPVVDNSETTVTLARPFAVPPDETSHLAFVTAKTETVVANNTCSDASVAIQLYCQCYGLIVDGNRSERTGGMHGFGGGNGWSEKKQLFHLTICCFNQFLNNDLSQGFVYQQGQSMSGVVGPCVEGTVNQPPAIIGIGNVVRNNTARDNQIFGSMAGRPHPFKLAPPADGTGYVCRDTLIEGNIIADTPLALDVYPFHRDTLLRNNRIERALRPLRDDGTNTWIHPAERLGYQVQGVKFLLGEKAGISTIERAVTELANRPAASPELADQCARLRKQLWDEVARCQPQGTTPEMAALLVGLRCDFSPMKSFASGKAGKSDVAVDVRTEPWSPEVGVQFEVVPPSGWKVANSGAVQMPPFQVVNFKSSVTVLEKADAKFLPVRFNLTLDGGALTVVDRLDIAGRDLSRWMVIGPFAKVSGALPDTSIHPPERRLDLGAEYAGLTGQVKWQPVELPNKYLTLSKLFGTAESVTAFAVTCLRADQAIPIELSVTCRGGLQLWLKERLVVSMAPHGFKTLRLDLQEGDNILLCKSSVESGPWEVTAEFKELSLDEQTHVRQVPLAELKALKALAPPSPKPPRAGALQESGGVAWRQVHADDFDGRLLGNSWKVVSGQWFIQDGALVGKEPSFLAFTKKISPPVRIEYDARSESPADLSCFWLPDPAKMGSGYLFAFASGDMGSRILIAGNKVASSDSSLAKGAPNQWYHVIAQVLPNGKVQLLIDGKELLTARSDPKTARPAFPGLWTWGGSQFRNVRIYSGPDQ
- a CDS encoding RraA family protein, which translates into the protein MTKSKIKPHPLTHADLLQLKRWNTPTIYNGWEQITKHDATTDAFNREETRDFMPHMGPMVGYAVTVIIQPSNRKYAVKHPKAWSEYRQYIASVSGPKIVVVQDLDKPNHVGAFWGEVNSNIHRALGCVGSIIDGCIRDVDEMNNAGFKALARRLCVGHACVAPMRWGGEVEVFGRKIRPGQLIHADKHGFLALPFGEERDLLEAARFMDANECNTLIPAARSASGKPSAEILQAIDEAASAFGQAVRGKFQRHGEW
- a CDS encoding galactose oxidase; its protein translation is MNLALMAQVAGDSPSFLWKQLPPIPDREGFAGAFAGVSQGSLLVAGGANFPGKKPWEGGKKIWYDGIFALATPTGEWKKVGKLPRPLGYGVSVTTAEGMVCVGGSDLERHYADAFMVTLSGSSVKIRLLPSLPVPMANGAGAVVGSVLYVFGGSDVPGEVSVFNRLFALDLSAPAAWKELEPCPGKARLLPVAASLAGTCYVAGGATLQNSTNKMTRVYLTDAWCYQPAKGWKRLADLPRPCVAGPSPAPVCGNRFYLVGGDDGSHVGFTPPDKHPGFARDILVYDTITDAWQVAGPVPAPRAVLPVAFWQNQFVMPNGEIRPGVRSPEVWSLKLGAEP
- a CDS encoding polysaccharide deacetylase family protein — its product is MSRFYTIFAVTVSLLAPLPALRAAETTPAVVGVAGNLAVTSTPAASGIAMVAPNPFQRRNLFGKATKPRFELRDRDWPVKVGDASICLWKDDAVAAASTGVDDNCAANLPWWLDMCKKYGLRPTWWLITGNVNGKNANGGTWDAWKKVLAAGCDVQSHTVNHLHTESPTWKNMETEYADSQKTVNANVPGARCLTLAYPGGKNQALNDPALAAKYYIAGRTGVATINPANAIDYLQVHATSAFNISEAKFPGGNLVTVFEKSPKNVYWRGWWVGFFHWIKTDDAAQIASCEKRFTYIQGKVQSGELWLGLFREVAMYGQERDTSRLEVKSVAPDKIVFTLTDEMDDTLFDFPLTVKVRLDLDAYGGSKSIPGQATEWFALQQLKGRWWLVTPEGHGMISLGVVHIMATATLPIYEAAYHSDQTALTKDVADNLRRWGFNSAGYGAVWKSRDQAMMSELPLMVSLEDLLGISRFSKTPERLDLFDESVRETLANRIAQHVNPVKNAKKLIGYFYVDLPLWWNQAARKKENDWAIAYRKLTATAPGKVQYVDFLLTRHKVIAAINQAYGTSATDRAGLLAETAWANVKPDAPTVMEDDKAFVVIVARKYYQLCHDEIRKLDPHHLIFGDRYAGTDLLLLESVLTEAAPYLDGVAIQPFDRDRYNTELYDKIAAITGKPILFCDFAVNFSAPKYPNGMWGSWPTEDQAADVWSRYLDDAFGRPYMVGIHRCEYIDLPREKVLKQGLIQQDGRPYARTVQRYAEIHKKLYQRMYGGKPGE